Proteins from a genomic interval of Leeia speluncae:
- a CDS encoding ABC transporter substrate-binding protein, with amino-acid sequence MSHWKFIKTALATLSLTLCSLTSHAAITTIKDVNGRSVTLDLPAKRVLLGFYIEDYFAVGGNASFDKLAGMSRGWFVSSRPATWAQYVASKPQLQKVPDVGNVQDQTFSIEKVLASRPDVVVLADWQYKALGPDLARLEAAKIPVVVIDYNAQTLERHLASTRILGEITGEKARAAKIAGEYQKIVTDIQQRIAKAKLPKPRAYIELGDKGPSEYSYTYGKNMWGAMASLAGGENVAAPFVENWGPINPEQLLASKPEVILIAGYENVKSPTAMQIGFGIDQKESIQRLKGFTQRNGWSELPAVKNKRVFGVYHGATRSILDAALLQFLAKSFYPTVFKDYNPEATYLGFYKRYLPIQPKGTFEVSL; translated from the coding sequence ATGTCACATTGGAAGTTCATCAAAACCGCCCTTGCCACCTTGTCTCTAACCCTGTGCAGCTTAACTAGCCACGCAGCCATCACGACCATTAAAGATGTGAATGGCCGTAGTGTCACCCTAGATTTACCCGCCAAACGCGTCTTGCTAGGTTTTTATATTGAAGATTATTTTGCCGTTGGCGGAAATGCATCGTTTGATAAATTGGCAGGCATGTCTCGCGGCTGGTTTGTTAGCTCCCGCCCTGCGACTTGGGCACAGTATGTAGCTAGCAAGCCACAACTTCAAAAAGTACCAGATGTGGGCAACGTGCAAGACCAAACTTTCTCGATTGAAAAGGTATTAGCCAGCCGCCCAGACGTAGTTGTATTGGCCGATTGGCAATACAAAGCACTCGGCCCGGATTTAGCCAGACTAGAAGCCGCTAAAATCCCAGTGGTCGTGATTGACTACAATGCGCAAACCCTAGAGCGCCATTTGGCGAGCACCCGCATTTTGGGCGAAATTACCGGCGAAAAAGCCCGTGCTGCAAAAATCGCCGGTGAATATCAGAAAATTGTAACGGATATTCAACAACGTATCGCCAAAGCCAAACTCCCGAAACCGCGTGCCTATATTGAACTGGGCGATAAAGGCCCCTCTGAATACAGCTACACCTACGGCAAAAACATGTGGGGGGCAATGGCTTCCTTAGCCGGCGGCGAAAACGTCGCCGCCCCTTTTGTCGAAAACTGGGGGCCAATTAACCCTGAGCAACTATTGGCAAGCAAACCAGAAGTCATCTTGATTGCAGGTTATGAGAACGTAAAAAGCCCAACCGCAATGCAGATTGGCTTTGGCATTGATCAAAAAGAATCGATCCAGCGCTTAAAAGGCTTTACCCAACGAAATGGCTGGAGCGAATTGCCGGCAGTCAAGAATAAGCGCGTGTTTGGTGTTTACCATGGCGCGACACGTAGTATTCTAGATGCCGCCCTGCTGCAATTCTTGGCGAAATCTTTTTACCCAACGGTGTTTAAAGACTACAACCCAGAAGCCACGTATTTAGGCTTTTACAAACGCTACCTTCCGATTCAGCCAAAGGGCACGTTTGAAGTAAGTTTGTAA